The Psychrobacter arenosus region TATAACAAAGACCGCTTAAGACGTTTACTTTCTGGTGAGAGCAATACCATTCCTGGTACTTCGACTGTGAATTTCGACAGGATTGCCAAAGAGAGAATTTTCAAAGCTATTAATGATGCTAACTTGCAAACTAAGCGAGACTTGGATAAAGACTATAACTTACTAAAATACAAGCTGGGTTATGCACCCCTGATGATGGATTTCATTCGCTACGGTGATCGAGACCCCTTCTCTTATGTTGAATACGCCAACTCGTTTTATCACTTTGCTAAGCAACATGAAAAAGACACTATTGCCGATTTATCCGACGATGAACTTAAGCTAATCGCAACCTTTTCAAAAGAGATTAATAACTGTAAACGCGTTGAGGAAAGCTTAGTACTAGATACATTACTTACCCATCAAACTCTAACTGTTAATGAGCTAAACTCTATTACTCAAGATAAGTATGGCTATGAGATAACGCCTGAAACGTTATTCTCAGTCGTCAATAACCTTAATTTGCGCTTTATCACTAAAAAGCATGAGAAAACTTTAAAGCCTTTAGGTGAAATTTATGGTTTTAATGTGATGCAATTGCATGACGACACCTTTAGTTGGCATCCTGATTTCTCGAAGTATTTAGCCAATAAAACTTTCGTTAAGTTTTTAGCGGACAGTACTCATTATGCTATTCATCAATACGATCAAGCGTTTAAAAAGGCTGATTTTATTGACGGCTTCCAGCTTTACCGTAAATACTCACGTAAAGATGTTTTTAGAATTCTCAATTGGTCGAGCAACCCCGTCGCGCAAAACGTTGGTGGTTATATAGTCAGTAAAAATAGTACCAACTGCCCTATCTTTGTGAATTATCATAAGTCTGAGAATATTACCGACACCACCAAGTATGAAGATGAGTTTGTTAATGAGTCTTTATTTAATTGGATGTTTAAGTCAAACCGTACGCTAAATAGCCCTGAAGTGAAGCTTTTTCAAGCCTACCCCGATAACTTACGCATTCCTTTATTTATCAAAAAAGACAATGATGAAGGCAAAGACTTTTATTATATGGGCGATGTGTCACCAAGGCCTGATAGTTTCGAGCTAACCTCTATCTCCGGGCTTTCTACGGTTAAAGTACAGCTCAATATGCACTCAGAGGTACGTAGCGATATTTATAACTATCTGCTTCAAGATAGCGATTCATAGATACCCTAACCCATTCTTATAAAACCAGTAGTACTCTGGCGACACCAGCTGTCGCCAAAGACCCTAACCTCCCTAGACAGTCATCATCACCCCTGCTACTATAAAAGCCCATCGTGAGTTTACCGCTACTACCAGCACGATGAAAAACAATAACTGGTAAAACGTACTACTCTAGGCATCCCTACCCTGACTCTCTCTAGTCAGAGAATACAGTCTCCCTGCAGACGCTAATCCTCAATCGGATTAAAAATCATTTTACTATAAACAATAATATGCCAATTACTACGGTAATTGAGGGCTATGGCTTGTCGTTTGACCATGATATTGGACGAAACCACTGCTGATACATTCTTACTAGTTTTACTTGCCCCGCAGCTACGCTCCTATTTATAAATATCACAAGGATTATAAAATGTTAGATGTATTGAATAACTCAGAGTCGATGGTATTGTTTTTTCATGACTTAGACTCGGACAATCGGACGGTCAATTTTACCGAGATTAAGCGTAAGCAGAAACTGTGCGAGACGGTAGATTATAGACAGGACTTTGCCAAAGTATTCGAGATTTATGACGCCTTGATTCAAGCGAATATCAAAAAATATGAGGTTTTCGTATTAGCCGGAGAAGGTCTAGGCGGATGGTTTGCCAATCATTTTGCTCATAAATACAACCTACCCGCCCTATTAATAGAGCCGTGTATTTATCCTAGGGAGTCGTTGAAAGAATCACTAGCAGACCGTACCTTTATACCCCAAGAGATGCGCTTGTCCTTCCCCACGAGTAATACTAACGATGTAGCGGTTATCATTGTAGATAAGGACGACCCCGCTGTCGCTATAGCAAAGAGAACTTTGGTCAATCTGCCAGACTCGTGGGATATTGATTATATTCGCCATATTCCTCAGCGTATAGGGTTAGGCATTGATATAAATTACCACCTCAATATGCTGTGTGGCGATGCCATCCTCGACATTGATTTTGATCATGTGGATGAAGCGGCTTATGCTCGTTATAAGGCGCAGTATTGAGACTAGGTAAGCTATTTCTAAAAGCTTTGTGGTGGAAATTAGTTTCGCTAAATACACAGTACCCCTTACAAAATCTAGCTTGTAAGGGGATTTCTATCACGGTAGATTGACCATTAAACCTGCTTTATCTTCCTCAATGACGACTTGCTTAATAATGACTTCATGACTGCCACTTCTGCACCAACCCAACCTAATACGCTTGCTGATTTGCCCCAACGCAAAATCATCCATCTCGATATGGATGCTTTCTATGCCAGTGTCGAACAGCGCGACTTTCCAGAATTGCGCGGGAAGCCATTAGTTGTGGGTGGTGATCCTAGCGGGCGTGGAGTGGTAGCAGCGGCAAGCTATGAAATTCGTCAGTTTGGCGTGCGCTCAGCGATGTCTTGCTATGAGGCAAAAAAACGCTGCCCTGATGCGGTATTTGTGCGGCCTCGTTTTGATGTGTATCGTGAGGTCAGTCAGGATATCCGTCGGATTATGCATACTTTGACAGACTTGGTAGAGCCGCTATCGCTAGATGAGGCCTACTTGGATGTTACGGGGATTCAAGCGCATAAAGGCTCGGCGACGCTGATGGCGAATTGGTTACGCGCACAGATTTATGAGCAGACGGGGTTGCGCGCATCAGCAGGGGTGTCCTTTAATAAAATGCTTGCTAAAATTGCCTCGGATATCAATAAACCCAATGGCATTGCGGTCATTACTCCCGAGCAGGCGGATGCCTTTATTACTGCGTTACCGATTGAACGCTTTCATGGTATTGGCAAATCGACGGCGCGTAGGATGCATGACATGGGTATCCGTAATGGTGCTGACCTAAAGGCTGCTCCGGTTGACTCTTTGGTCGATCAATTTGGTAAGCGCGGCCGCTTCTATTCTGAGATTGCTCATGGCCGCGATATGCGCCCGGTGAAGTCTGAGCGTGAGTACAAGTCAGTTGGCTCTGAAACTACCTTTCGCGATAATATTAGCGATACTGCTATTTTACTTGAGCAAATCTTTGAGCAAAACGCCGATGCTTTCACACAAATGGGCAAAAAAGGCCAACAAGGTCAGACTATTACTCTAAAAATTAAATACGCCGATTTTACCCAGATTACCCGCTCGCATACCTTACATACCCCCTTCCCCGATGCTGATTCGGCACATTATTGGTTAGAGAAATTGCTTGCCGATGTACCACGACACTTGCCTATTCGTTTGGTTGGCGTGACCTATTCCACTTTAAGCAATGCGGACGAGCCTGCCCCGCAGCCGGACTTATTCGACAATTAATTCAATCAATTTTCTGACTAACTCTTTCACAAGCTAAAATACATTTAACGGTTTTAACGCTATTATAAAAAACGCCCCCTCTTTTTTTAACTACGTGAGCATAGCTCTTGTCTTGCGTCAGGGCAAAGCAGTGCTTTGCTATTTGCTGACTCAGGGCCAGGGAGGATTTCTTTTTAAACCACAACGTCAATTCCCGCCACCGCCACATTCTGCTAAAATAGCGCCACTTCAAATACCCCCTTTTTCCATTCTCCTATTAGGGCGTGTCCTCAATTGAATCATGAGACTAAAAGTGAGATAGATTTTTGTCAGTCCATGGAAATTTTGCAGAGAATATAAGCATATTGTCTAGAAATTTTCGCAGAGTGGTAGAAATATAGCCAGTTTTAGTCCATTACACACTAGTGTTGTTAATTGAGGACACGCCCTAGCATGCCTATTGAGTTCTTATGACTGAGCAGCCCTACCTAAGCGTCAACGACTACGATTACGACCTTCCTGATACGCTAATTGCCCGCTATCCCTTAGAGCAGCGCTCTGCCTCCAAGTTATTGTACTTGCCAGCCGGCGCTGCGCCACAAGATAGGCTGTTTGCTGAGTTGCCAGACTTGCTTAACGCTGGCGACTTGATTGTCTTTAATGATACTAAGGTTATGAAAGCACGGTTATTTGGGCAAAAAGATACAGGCGGTAAAGTTGAAGTTCTAGTCGAGCGTCTTACTGATGAGGTCGAATTTACTCAAGGTCATGCGCATGTGGCGCTATGTCATGTGCGTGCCAGCAAAGCACCGAAATTGGGGCAGACGCTACTATTAGCCGATGGGGCAATACAGTGCGAGATGATTGGTCGCCAAGAGAACCTATTTGTCTTATCTTTTACTAAGCCTATCTTGCCAGATCTAGAACAGTACGGTGAGCTCCCTATCCCGCCTTATTTTGAGCGCCATGCCGATGAGACCGATAATACCCGCTATCAGACGGTCTTTCATGACCCTACGAAATTGGCCAGTGTGGCCGCGCCTACTGCCAGTTTGCACTTTGATGACGCTATTTTGCAGCAACTCCAAGATAAAGGCATTCGCAGCGCTTTTGTAACCCTACACGTGGGGGCTGGGACCTTTGCTCCGGTAAAGACGGACAATCTGCTCAATCATACGATGCACAGCGAATATGCGGAGTTGCCACAAACTACCGCCGACCTAATTAACGAGACCCATCGCAATGGCAATGCCGTGATAGCTGTGGGCACTACTGTAACCCGTGTGCTTGAGACTGCCTATCAACAGACCGTGACAGACAGTTCGCCGCTGTCGGCTTGGTCAGGCGATACCGAAATATTTATCTATCCTGGCTTTAAGTTTGGCGTCATCGACCGCTTAATCACTAATTTTCATTTGCCTAAATCTACCTTATTAATGCTGGTGTCTGCCTTTGCGGGTAAAGCCAACATCGAGCAGGTTTATCAGCATGCCGTCACTCAGCAGTATCGTTTCTTTAGTTATGGCGATGCTATGTTGTTGGATAGGCTCACGCCAGTTTAAATAGATGGTCTTTAAAGCCATTTAGCCACCATTATGCTGCGCTATTGACCACGACTTAGGCTAGCTAGTCTAAATCTGCTAGCAATACTGTGTTGATTTTGTTATAAATGCATAGGCTCGTATTGCTAATAGTTTATATATTTGCTTAGACGCTCAGCTAGAAAACATATAGTGCTTAAGTTTGACGAATATTTTTGTTTTATAATTCATTCGTCTAGATAGGTCTATCCTTTATGGAAAACCGCTATATCAAGATAAGTGATAACTATAAAACCGTCTTTAAAGCTTAATGATTGGCAGTAGTAAGGTTTACGCTCAGTATTAAAAACAATTTAATGATAAAGGGATGCGCATGGCTTGGGCACAAACAAATAAGTTACAACAGGCGCTATCGTTAGCATTACTCGCTGCTATTGGTACGGTGAGTATGGGTCCCTCCACGCATGCGGCCACTATTGGTAAGACGGAAGTACAGTCTGCACAAAACCAACCGCTCAGTGCTTCCATTGCCGTATCAGGGATTGATATTAGCGATTTTTCAGCCAGTTTAGTTGGCCAAGACATCTATCGGCAGATGGGGCTACAACCTAATGATTCGATGACCGTTAGTTTTGAGGCGACCAGTCAGACTTCTGGGCGTATTCTAATAACGACTTCGAAACCGGTAGCTGCGCCTTTTGCTGATGTGGTCATAGCTATTCGCTCACAAGACCGTCAGCAAATCATTCCTAAAACGCTATTAATGCCCTTAAATAATTCAGCGTCAGCTACTCGCGTAGCTACTCCCCCTGCTGTTGCCAATACTACCAGACCTAATTTACCAGTGACTACGCCAGTGGTAGGTATCCCATTACAGGTAAAACGTACAGCGCCGCCGCCCTTATCCAATACTGCTTCGTCCACTTTATCAGCTGTCAATTTGCCCCGACAGGCTGCTGCCCCGGTTACCACACAGCCCATTTACCAGCCTAGTCCCCAAAACAGCCCCCAAAATAGTTTTCAAAACACTTACCCTGCCAATATAACAGCAGGTGCTCCTATTCATAGTGGGGATAGCACGAGTAGCGTGCCTAGTAATGCCTTAAACGATAAACAATTGGATATTTTAAACGTTGAGGTCACTCGTAAAATTATTGCGAGTGCGCCGGCAGCATTTGCTACTAATACTGCTATGCCCTCTGCCAATACAGTAGCTAATAGTCCTCAACCTACAGCAGCTGACTTTAAGCCAACACCCCCA contains the following coding sequences:
- a CDS encoding YqiA/YcfP family alpha/beta fold hydrolase, which gives rise to MLDVLNNSESMVLFFHDLDSDNRTVNFTEIKRKQKLCETVDYRQDFAKVFEIYDALIQANIKKYEVFVLAGEGLGGWFANHFAHKYNLPALLIEPCIYPRESLKESLADRTFIPQEMRLSFPTSNTNDVAVIIVDKDDPAVAIAKRTLVNLPDSWDIDYIRHIPQRIGLGIDINYHLNMLCGDAILDIDFDHVDEAAYARYKAQY
- the dinB gene encoding DNA polymerase IV, which translates into the protein MTATSAPTQPNTLADLPQRKIIHLDMDAFYASVEQRDFPELRGKPLVVGGDPSGRGVVAAASYEIRQFGVRSAMSCYEAKKRCPDAVFVRPRFDVYREVSQDIRRIMHTLTDLVEPLSLDEAYLDVTGIQAHKGSATLMANWLRAQIYEQTGLRASAGVSFNKMLAKIASDINKPNGIAVITPEQADAFITALPIERFHGIGKSTARRMHDMGIRNGADLKAAPVDSLVDQFGKRGRFYSEIAHGRDMRPVKSEREYKSVGSETTFRDNISDTAILLEQIFEQNADAFTQMGKKGQQGQTITLKIKYADFTQITRSHTLHTPFPDADSAHYWLEKLLADVPRHLPIRLVGVTYSTLSNADEPAPQPDLFDN
- the queA gene encoding tRNA preQ1(34) S-adenosylmethionine ribosyltransferase-isomerase QueA; translated protein: MTEQPYLSVNDYDYDLPDTLIARYPLEQRSASKLLYLPAGAAPQDRLFAELPDLLNAGDLIVFNDTKVMKARLFGQKDTGGKVEVLVERLTDEVEFTQGHAHVALCHVRASKAPKLGQTLLLADGAIQCEMIGRQENLFVLSFTKPILPDLEQYGELPIPPYFERHADETDNTRYQTVFHDPTKLASVAAPTASLHFDDAILQQLQDKGIRSAFVTLHVGAGTFAPVKTDNLLNHTMHSEYAELPQTTADLINETHRNGNAVIAVGTTVTRVLETAYQQTVTDSSPLSAWSGDTEIFIYPGFKFGVIDRLITNFHLPKSTLLMLVSAFAGKANIEQVYQHAVTQQYRFFSYGDAMLLDRLTPV
- a CDS encoding type IV pilus assembly protein FimV — translated: MAWAQTNKLQQALSLALLAAIGTVSMGPSTHAATIGKTEVQSAQNQPLSASIAVSGIDISDFSASLVGQDIYRQMGLQPNDSMTVSFEATSQTSGRILITTSKPVAAPFADVVIAIRSQDRQQIIPKTLLMPLNNSASATRVATPPAVANTTRPNLPVTTPVVGIPLQVKRTAPPPLSNTASSTLSAVNLPRQAAAPVTTQPIYQPSPQNSPQNSFQNTYPANITAGAPIHSGDSTSSVPSNALNDKQLDILNVEVTRKIIASAPAAFATNTAMPSANTVANSPQPTAADFKPTPPLSPQNNAFNNSVVPAMSTAATYTVQRNDSLWLIANELAQQNNLEVSAVMQQIKALNPNAFINNDINQLKAQAQLSLPNYDVIPSQQGLKAAIEARSTRANRKNRAVNNTPVSPTAAPTVVANASRTAPAAAKTNVSKKLPQATMTVLAPGKDGKADGTQTQASAATGSGINNDTLNTLKTTRQQTALQAQRIREVSQQLAGANEKLQLQSQKLAELEERLRQLRNK